The following coding sequences lie in one Rutidosis leptorrhynchoides isolate AG116_Rl617_1_P2 chromosome 6, CSIRO_AGI_Rlap_v1, whole genome shotgun sequence genomic window:
- the LOC139854885 gene encoding uncharacterized protein, whose translation MADYLAETATDMPAIDDPEQLPAPPLELWELYTDGAASSEGAGAGLILIGPHQEEHTYALRFNFKVTNNEAEYETLLAGMHIARELGIKKLQAYVDSQLVANQINGTFDANDKSMQTYLALVHSLADAFTDFRISQISRSQNKQADVLSKLAALTFKHLEKKILVEQIFTKSTEPEKTIASIEEE comes from the coding sequence ATGGCTGACTATTTGGCCGAAACGGCCACCGACATGCCGGCAATTGACGACCCTGAGCAACTTCCCGCGCCACCACTCGAACTGTGGGAGCTCTATACCGACGGTGCGGCAAGCTCTGAAGGTGCCGGCGCGGGATTAATCCTCATCGGCCCGCATCaagaagagcatacatatgcgctacgATTTAACTTTAAGGTGACAAACAATGAGGCGGAGTATGAAACGCTGCTAGCAGGAATGCACATAGCCCGAGAGCTGGGAATCAAAAAGCTGCAAGCTTACGTGGATTCACAGCTTGTCGCCAATCAGATAAACGGTACCTTCGACGCCAACGACAAATCCATGCAAACATACCTGGCTCTGGTTCATTCTCTCGCCGACGCGTTCACCGACTTCAGAATCAGCCAAATTTCAAGGAGCCAGAACAAGCAGGCAGATGTGCTCAGCAAACTGGCGGCCCTCACCTTCAAGCACCTAGAAAAGAAAATATTAGTAGAGCAAATCTTCACGAAGTCCACAGAGCCCGAAAAAACGATCGCATCCATTGAAGAAGAATAA
- the LOC139854886 gene encoding uncharacterized protein: protein MANCLPQQGTKRKASTAGGSATMEISFPATQAFNTSCAPIVVQGYLPESGHDVKRLHIDNSSSVDIMYEHCFRQLPTIVRRTIKPPTMALLGFSRESAWPIEILDLKLELRDSRDRSKRCTESIKFCIVRSYSRYNAILGRTSIQKFGAIPSTIHGMVRFLTDQGVATLESTLLDALYTSINDKGSATLEEKGANEWWVIVNPEYPKQKVKIGGSLKKETKEKLRNILIANSDVFCWHDADMTGVPREIAQHHLCASINLTPIKQKKQPMAPERSEWLRREVDKLVKANILRKVNYQTWVANHVLVAK, encoded by the coding sequence ATGGCCAACTGCCTACCGCAGCAAGGAACGAAGCGCAAAGCCAGCACCGCCGGAGGCTCGGCGACAATGGAGATATCATTTCCCGCCACACAGGCATTCAACACTTCCTGCGCACCAATTGTAGTGCAGGGATACCTGCCAGAGTCAGGGCACGACGTCAAGCGCCTTCATATAGACAACAGCAGTAGTGTTGATATCATGTACGAGCATTGCTTCCGACAGCTACCCACAATAGTGAGGCGAACTATTAAACCTCCAACTATGGCCTTGTTGGGATTTTCCAGAGAGTCAGCGTGGCCCATCGAAATCTTGGATTTAAAGCTAGAGCTGAGAGACAGCAGAGATAGATCAAAGAGGTGCACCGAGAGCATAAAGTTCTGCATTGTACGCTCGTACTCTAGGTACAACGCTATACTGGGAAGGACTTCCATTCAGAAATTTGGCGCTATACCATCCACAATTCATGGGATGGTCCGATTCCTGACGGATCAAGGAGTTGCCACACTTGAGTCAACGCTACTGGACGCTTTGTACACATCCATTAATGATAAGGGAAGCGCTACTCTCGAAGAAAAAGGCGCGAATGAATGGTGGGTTATAGTCAATCCCGAGTATCCGAAACAGAAGGTAAAAATAGGGGGAAGCCTCAAAAAGGAGACTAAGGAAAAGCTGAGGAATATCCTCATCGCTAACTCTGATGTATTTTGTTGGCACGATGCTGACATGACTGGAGTACCACGAGAGATAGCGCAGCATCACCTCTGCGCCAGCATCAATCTGACCCCAATCAAACAAAAGAAGCAGCCAATGGCCCCAGAAAGAAGCGAATGGCTGCGGAGAGAAGTGGATAAGCTGGTTAAAGCCAACATACTGCGCAAAGTAAACtatcagacatgggtagccaatcATGTGCTGGTAGCCAAGTAG